The Dama dama isolate Ldn47 chromosome 29, ASM3311817v1, whole genome shotgun sequence DNA window GGGAAACAAAGTGTGACAACAATGAGATCAATTTTATCTGTGGAGGAAGTTAAGGTCCCAAAGACTTCATGAAAGCGACACTGCGCTGGATCTTACAGGATGAGAAGGACTTCAGCCTGGCTGGGGAAGAAGTCAGGATGGAGCCAGGTGAGAAGACAAAGCGCTGAAGCACGTGCTTCCTACTTAGAAGTCCCCACTCCTCCTCACATGCTTGTTTGTGTCTTTTACCTCTAACAAGACTAAGCTCTGTGAGACAAGACCGTGCTTTACACTCTGTGTTTCCCTGTAGGTAACAACAGCCAACTAACGAGCATTTGTTAGGGGAATAAAGTGCCAAATGAACAAGACAAGCAAAGAGGGAGACAAAAATAGAGAGGCAGTAAAGACTGCAGACATTTACTAAGAGGAAGATAGATGAACTGTCCCCCAGAAAAGTAAACATCTGAATCAATCAAAATTTCATATATCCATTCCCACAAACCAGGATCAAACACCAATTATGAGCAGTTAGCTTTTCTCACCTGCAGCCACTCTCTTTCTATTAAGGCCTCAAAGCCACGGATGGTCCTGCTTCTTGGTTCCAAGATGATCTGGGCCAGGGAGGTAACCTGGAGTGTGGAATCAGTTCCTTCTGTTCCATGGATCAGTATGGATGCTCCTTCCCTGTAAGGAAAATCCAGGGAACAAATGGGACAATCCCAACACTGTCAACTGACTGTGAATAACAAACATTTCCTGAGGGTAACAGTTGAAAGCCTTTGCATTCCGTTCTGTCTGGCATCAGATCTAAAgaaagtacatgaagagcttccctTGGGGAAAACACGGAAGTATGGGAAGTCCCAGATCTCGTAGGACAAGAACTCTCTGAGACTTCTtctcattatttttcagtttaagaaaatagaaattgttAGATTCACAACTTAAGGATTTGTATAGAAAAAAATAGGTCGTTTAGCACTTAAAAAATCTGTGTCATGGATGACATGCGTATGTACATGGTTCACATTAATTTAACGACATTAACAATTAAATGCCAGCCTCTTCACATACACTTCACAGATGCTGAATGGCACTGACTATCTTATAAAATAATGTGACCATAagatgggcttcccgggtggttcggtggtaaagaatctgcctgccaaggaaggagatgcaggtttgatcttgggtcgggaagattcctggagaagggaatggcgacccaccccaacattcttgcctgggaaatcccacggacagaggactctggcatgctacagagtccatgggattgcaaaggatTGGACATGACTTTAGCGACTAGACGACGACAACGTACAGAACAGACACAAATGGTAACCCAATACGTAAGCACACGTCTGGAAGGAAGCAAGTCTAGCTGGCAGGAGCTCCCCACTCCAGAACCCTGACACTCACTCACCTGTCGAGACACTGCGCAGCCAGACAGGCAGCTGTCAGAACCTCTTTGATGTGCGTCAGCCAGTTGGAGGCCTCCAATTTACTGAGCCATCGGTCCATGTTCTGTGTTTGGTCATTACAAGCTTCCACGAGTCTGATTAAGCTATCCTGAAGAATGTGATACCTTTGAGAGATAAGCAAAAGtaagtaagaagaaaaaaaggtaacAGAAGATAGAACAATGATGGAAGAAACCAAATATAATACTCAGCCTCGAATATATCCAAGAGGAAGACCAGCTCAAAATACTCTAAAAACATTTACCTTGCTATGTAATAACTTATAGGGTTAAGGGTTGTAAAACTAATATTTAAAGTTCTCTGACTGTACTTTGTGACCAGTTACGAACAGTGCCCCTGATGTCTGCACCCTACTCCCACGGGCTCACTCTGGACACCTATACTGTCAGCAGAGAACCCAGGGCCAGCTCAGACCGCATTATTTCATTACTTCCAACTCCCACCCCCTCGCCCTCCCAGAAGCAATTAAAAACCATTAACTGCAAGCATAAATGAGATGATACAGGTGGAGGGAACAAGGTGTGGAAGTTAAGTGGGTATGGGGGAAATTAAATGTCCAAGTATTTTTGACTTAAGAAAATGTAGTTGTCTGTAGCATCTCTTTTCAGTAAGTTTGGTGACCACTGATCTAAAGCAAAGGAGATCTCATGGTGATGAAATTTCAGagctaagagagaaaaaaatgctatTTGATTAAAACTCATTTGTGAGCATCTACCATGAGTTTTCTGCTTATCTTACAAAACACGAGATACCCAGCCAATTTTTGACTCTAACTAATATGAAGGTTCCTTTGAAAACCTGTGATCTTCCAACAGCTAAGGGCTCACCCACTCTAATTAGCTTCAAATAAGAGTCCATTACTGTCTCCTGAATCTTTTACCTCTCAATGGACTTGTGAATCCGCCTCCACTGGGGATAATGAGCTTCTTGCTCAAAGCCGCCTCCTTTGGCTCTAGCCTGCTGAGCTACATTTAGAGGTCGAGTATCAATGATGTAGCCACGCTTTCCTGCCCTGAGGGTAGCATTTATCAGTTTCTCATCTTCTTTGCACCGTCTCCCATTTGTGCCAGTGAGTGGCTGACCACTTCGCATAATAACCTACAAGGACAACAGAGTCTAAAATTTAGTAGTAGCTGCTTTGAAagtttcagaaaacagaaatgaattaAGCTAGATTAAGAATGTCTCAAAAAACAATTGTGTGTCATTTCAGAGATGAATTCGATCCTgaaacaaagaaatatttctatatatttaacaacagtttaaaaagagtaaaacaaaaataagacttGGCATTCTTACATGATTTTTCTTCCCACTGTCTCAAAATACTTTCACATAATATAGTTTCTCTTTAAGATCAAATATTATAGTTCATTTAATCAGTGAATTAATCATCCAGTAGATCGAGGCCTGCAATTAAGACAATAATAATGGCCTAGACACCAGGAAACTTTTGCTTCAGCTACGTAAACTTGGGGTTGGCAGATTTTATCAAGAATTATAAAGAGAAAAGGAACCAGTGGTAAAATTTAAAAGGTTATACACTATTATTCTTGCTTTGGGAATCATTTTCAATGTCTTGAAAGCTACTTATTATCTATTCTTTATTCTCCAGTGGCTCTCTTTCAATATTCCAGGACTTAACCACTCATCTTCAAAGACCAACAACTATATACTGGGTTGGTCAGaaagttcctttgggtttttctgttaGATCTTACTTATTTGATACTTTTCTCAAGAAAGCAACATCTATTATACTGATCTCTTCCCTGGTGAATGGTCTGGAATTATTTTAATCTCATCCCATAATATATACTGTTATCTTAACTACTTTGAAATTTAACATAATCAAGGAAGGTCATCCAGAATGGCGAACTCTCAGACGGTACTTACCATGTAATTGAACAATAATATATTTTGTATGAGTTGTTAAAATGCTTTATGGTGAACCCTAGTGAAGAGAAATACTTCTCGGTAAGCAAGGTAGgtgacctaatttttaaaaatctctttatcCTAAATATCTACAATTcaggggaaaaaggaaaatagcTATAACTTATTCACTAATTTACTACTGGATGCAAAATGAGAAGCAGAGTTTACTGACTGAgagaaaacatgaggagaaaaataaatttagaaaatatttaggaaGTGAATACACAATGAACACCTGCCTATtcaatgcctgactcctgttttTACTAAAGTTATGACTAATGATATGTGTCACTCGTCtcccttttgaaaataaaaatgtctgctCAATTTACCTCACCCAGGGAAAGCTGGTGAGAATAACTAAAGGACTCcccggtagtccagtggctaggactcttgAGCGTCCACTGCAcaggatgcagattcaatccctggttgggagaaCGGAGACCCCACGGGCAGCAAGGCACAGCCGGGGGTGTGGAACAAACGTGTCATACCATCATTCCAGtcagagaaatttattttctaccaAGGAGTGTCATTTTCAGTATCAGATAACATTGGTTCCCTGTGTCCTGAGTCCTGAAGATAAACCTGCCTGGGCTTTTCTAAGGCTAAGCAGCATTATGGAAAGAATTCAGTCTCATCCTGATCACAGAAAACATTCTACTCCGGATTCCCGAAAgtttaaacaaaagtaaaattccTGGCAGGAGAGACTAATCATTTCAATGAACAGGTACACAGAAAAGGTGAACAGTTCTAAGAATCTCAAACCAAATCTTCCAGTCGACCATGGAGCAGTGTTCACTTaccattccattctttttatgatAGTAACTGAGAACTGGGAAGCGGCCTCCATGGCGAAATGTGGCTACCTTCCGAAGGGCATCATCGTCAATGGCTTTGGGCACTGTGACAGCTGGTGGGTAAGAGGggcacacagcaaattcctgatTGACATAGCTTAGCCTCCATTCACTGATCTGAAAGACACAAAATACTTTCAAGCTAAGCAGGTATCTCAATCTCACAAAGTAATCTAAAAACTTTTATTAAAGGAGCTTAGAGATTCATTTTCATACAATGAAGACACCATCTCACAGTTTAATAGGAGGACACCTAGCCCTTCCTTAAATACTTTCAGAAAGCCGAGCTTCATTCTTCAGAGCCAGCTTCTTACAGTGCTAGGTATCACTAGCTCCCAAAAAGTTCTTCCATCACTAGCTCCTAAAAAGTTCTTCCTCATGTTgagtaacatttatttttctgtaacttcgatttttttttaaccatgattTCAGTGTAAGTTCCCTACTTCACAAGGCAGCCAATGGAATGTATGAAAGATAGCTGATTCTCCTTTAGTTTTCTATTAtccaaattaaatatattaattatattcatGAACATCATCTCATTCATTCTTGTCTGGGTACCAATGGTACCCTTAAAGTATAGCAACAGGAACTACAGTAACTAAAGCAACAACTCCAGATAATGCTTACCCAGAACAGAATAGTGCTACTATCTACATCAAATCCCTTGCTCATTTCTGCTGtttaacaaaggagaaaaaatgagGAAAGACTGTTAACATCATTCTTCAAGCAATAACAGCTTAATACTAAGAAAGATTATACTTATGAGTcagtgaaataatttcaaactcaGCAAGCTAAGGATCAAAAGTACACAATATAAAACTATCAAATGACAACTTATTTctaacatgaaaaatgaaaacccCTTAAAGACTGTAAAAAGCTTTTGTGCatgaaaattttgatattttcctGTACGTCAGAGCTGGCCTAACATACTGGCCACGGGCTGTAGCACCAGGACGATGAGCCAAAGCGTGTTTAATATACTGTGCTCCTGgtcctgctcagctgtgtctggctctCTACAGCCCTGTGGGGTTCTGCCGGCcaaggccctctgtccatggaacggAGGAACCTGTCAAGAGTGGGtgcttcctactccaggggatccttccaactctgggattgaacttgagtcttctatgtcccctgcactgcagatggattctttaccactgagtcactgaggaAGCCCCTTGATATACTgtaaatgtatttgaaaaaacCTTTTAGAAGATGCagtatcatttttaattaaattttttcactGTTCAAACTTATGCacattattaatttaaaagatactttctaaaagattcaattattttttttttttaaaaaagatgtatcCCTAGTTTCTAGAAAGTTCTTCCTCATATTGAGGAAAATTTATTGCTCAGTaacttcctctattttttttttaaccatgattTCAGTACAAGTTCCCTATTTCACATAGCAGCCTATGGAATATATGAAAGACAGCTGATTCTCCTTTAGTTTTCTATTATccaaattaaatttattaattattcTCATTCACTCTGGTCTGGGTATCATTTACTTTGTTAATGGTACTCTTAAAGTATAGCAACAGAAGACTGCAACTCCAGATAATACTTAACCAGAAGAGAATAATGCCACTATCTCCATCAAATCCCTTGctcatttctgttatttaaaaaaggagaaaaaacgaGGAAAGACTGTTAACATCATTCTTAAAGCAATACAGCTTAATACTAAGAAAATATTCTGCTAATCTATCATCTAAGTCTCCTTCCCCAGAGTAACCATTTTCAACTCttagatttttattaattttgagtGTTTTTTACTATTAGAGATTACTTACTGGTTTCCTACTCTAGAGAAGGCTATGGTTCTTCACTGACCTGCAATACCACTTGTGTCAAATATTCTATTAAGTTTCCACACACGTTGGGGGTCTGTATTCTGTCCCACAGGTCTAGCTGCAGTGAGTCTCTGGCTTTTAGAATAAGCTTGGCATTTAGTAGGCCAAGTCTCCTATATCCTCTTCCCTCCTTCTTGTTCTTCAAGAGAATCTTGGTTTCCCTTGACCCTTTGCCCCTTTAATGTAACTTTTTATCAAATTCCATGTAAAATCCCACTGGGGTTTTAATACGATGGCACTGACTGTATAGACTGATTTAGAAACAATGACATCTTTATAATATCTAATTTCCTTGTCTATGGGCATAGTATCCCTCCACTTTTaaatctttcttaatttttttcaataaagttaTAAAATTCTCTCAATAAACATCTTGCATATCTTTTCCTAGGAACctaatatttttaatgcattttagtTGCATGTCTTCAAATTTGTGTATGGTGTAGAGAAATGCATACAATCTCAAGATTCTTTCAGTTTCCTATGTACAGAAACATATAATCAACAACTAATagcaattttgtttctttcatttcaatgCGTATACCTTTTAATTTACCTTCTTGACTTCCTCAGCTAGGCATAGTGATGGTGGGCAAATCTCTGTCTCACTCTAGAACTTAGAGGGAATAATGAAAGATTtgctttttgtatgtttttactTTTGTAGTTACCCTTTATTAGATTAAATAAATTCCCTTCAAATTCAAATCTGCTAAGAGCTTTTATCATGAACAGATGCTTAATTTAGTCAAACtgttttttctcttctaattttGATTTACCATATATgtaatttgtcttttctctttggtTAATTTTGTGATATCTCTTTGCCTTACTGTTCAATAGCAGAACTCAATATGTCttaagatttccttttcattatccCATGTGGTGTTTGCTGGGATACCTTAATCTAAGGCTTTGTGACTTTCTGATGTTGAAGATGGTAGTCTCCACTATCATCTATTTCAATATTGCCTTTCTTAACAACTTCTCTATTATCTTCTTCAATTTCCATTTACTAAATATTAAACCTTCTCCCTTTACCAACCATGCATGCATCTCACCTCTCTATCATTTTTTccatcttccttctttctctgtcctGTTTGAGTATCTATATTCCAAATCACTAGATTCTCATTTTTAGTTATCCCTAATCAGCTACTTAACCTTTACATCAAgttattcttttctcttcttttaaatcaactttactgAGATTTTactatttatatgaaaaaaaaactagattCATTTAGAGTACACAATTTCATGACTCTTGACAGCTGTACCCACCcacaaaccaccaccacaatcacaaTAAACATTTCAATCATCTTTCACAAAAATTCCTAGTACATTTTTACAGCCTATACCTCTCCATCCACACCCGATACTAGGAATCACCAACCTGCTGTCATTCACTTTTAGTGTTAtacctaagaaatctttgcctagtCAGGGGTCATAAAGATTTTCTCCTGTACTTTCTTCAAGAAGTTTTACACCTTTAGCTCTTATGTTTTGGtctatatttttagttattttttgtgAAATAAAGGTTTAGATCTATCTTTTTTACATCCAATTGTTCCAATGCCATTAGTTGAAAAAACTATCCTTTATCTCGAGAGTTGTCTAAGCACCTTCGGCAAAAACTGATCACAGATCCAAGAGTTCTTTTTTAAaccttctattctgttccatgtaTCACCATATCTATCCTTATGccaatataccacattttcttgatTACTGCAGCCTGATAGTAAGTTTTGTAAATAGTTAAGATTTTTCTTCCCCCAAAGCTGTTGTGGCTATTCTAGTAACTCTGCAGTTCCATAAAAATTTCAGGataattttgacaatttccaCAAAGACACctactggaattttgataggaagtTGCGCTGAATCAATAAATCAGCTTGGAGAGAATTAGCAAACTACACTTACTGAGAGATAGCAAACTACACTCCACAACCCGAATCCAGTCCCCTGCTTGTATTGTAAATGCAGGCATACCTTGGAGACAGTGCAGGCTTGGTTCCTGACCACTGCAATGAAGTAAATAGTTCCCTCAAGCGAGTCACACATTTTTTGCTTTCCCAATGCCTATATAAGTTATGTTTAAACTATACTATAGTTTATTAAGTTTGAAACAgcattatgtctttaaaaattaaaatgtacttatcttaattttaaatattttattgctaaaaaatgctaaccattatcTGAGCCTTTAGTGAGTCGTAATCTCTCTGCTGGTGAAGGATTCAAAAtattgagaattaccaaaatgcaaGAGAGATATGAAGTGACCAAAAGCTGTTGGAAAAAATGACACTTTAAGACTTGCTCAACATAGGATTGCCACAAACATGCAATCTGTGAACAAAATGCAATATCTAGGAAATACAATAAGATGCAACACAATAATTCAGGCATTCCTATAAAATACCTTTGGAACACAGCACCACTCATTCACTGATGTATTATGTTTTCATGATACAAAAGAGTGGAGTTAACTGCAACAAAGACTTCATGCCCCACAAAGCCTAATGTATTTACTGCTGGGTCCCTTACATAACTCAGTCCACTATTAACCATActgtctttcaatccatgaacatgtatctccatttatttagatgtcCTCTAACTTCTCTCAGCACTGTTTTGTGTTTCTCAGTGTACAGACCCTGCCCTTTTGCTAATTTTCTCACTAAGTACTCTATTCACTTTAAGATGGTGCTGTGCGGTGctgagccgctcagtcgtgtcactAATTGGTTTCTGAACACTGACACCAAGCAATCTTGCTAAACTTACTAGTTCTggttattttattgatttctgatcttatttttttattatttcattctttcaagttactttgctcattttttcccctagtttcttAAGCTGGAGCTTAAGTTGGTGAATTTATTAgaccttttttcctattttacacaagTGCTTTAACATCGTGTCTCTCTAAACACTGCTTTAGCTGTAGTCTACAAATTCTAATATTATCATTCAGctaaaaatatttcctaatttccATTCTGATTTACAGGCTATTTACAAGTATTTCCTTTAACCTAGAAATACTCTAGGTATTCCTCAATAcattgtgtgttagtctctcagttccaactctgtgaccccacggactgtagcccgccaggctcctctgtccacggaattctccaggcaagaatactgaagtgggttgccattcccttctccagagatcttcccaacccaggatctaacccgggtctcctgcactgcaggcagattcttttaccatctgagcccccagtgcTAACTGATCTCTAATATCATTCCTCTGTGCTCAGAGATTATATTCTGTGTGGTTTCAatcctttgaaatttatttaacaGCCCCGCATATGCTCTCTCTCGGATAATACCATGTGCTCTTGCATACTGTTTATTCTGCAGAAGTCGGGAGTAGTATTCAATGAATATCAGATAGTGCTGTTCAGATTCTCTTCCtacccattttgttgttttgttttagtctAGTTGTTCTGTTACTTGCTGAGACGGCAGTTTAAACAATCTACTATGACCACAGAACTTACTTTATTTTCATCAGTTTAggctataaaaatatatatcattatattgtCCTGATCAATTTTATCATTATGGAATGATCTCTTTATTTCATAATATTCTGTgtcttgaaatttttcattttaatctgaAATTAATAAAGCAACTTCTTCTTTATACTCATTATTTTCATGGCAAATTTTCTCCACCCATATATTTTCAATCTGTCTCTTTATATTATAAATGCATctcttccaaaaaactgcagagggagaatactcccaaattcattctacaaagccacctgataccaaaaccagagaaaaga harbors:
- the MTMR9 gene encoding myotubularin-related protein 9 isoform X2 translates to MEECLNIASSIEALSTLDSITLMYPFFYRPMFEVIEDGWHSFLPEQEFEFYSSAISEWRLSYVNQEFAVCPSYPPAVTVPKAIDDDALRKVATFRHGGRFPVLSYYHKKNGMVIMRSGQPLTGTNGRRCKEDEKLINATLRAGKRGYIIDTRPLNVAQQARAKGGGFEQEAHYPQWRRIHKSIERYHILQDSLIRLVEACNDQTQNMDRWLSKLEASNWLTHIKEVLTAACLAAQCLDREGASILIHGTEGTDSTLQVTSLAQIILEPRSRTIRGFEALIEREWLQAGHPFQQRCAQSAYCNSKQKWESPVFLLFLDCVWQILRQFPCSFEFNENFLIMLFEHAYASQFGTFLGNNESERCKLKLQQKTMSLWSWVNRPSELSKFTNPLFEANNLVIWPSVAPQSLQLWEGIFLRWNRSSKYLDEAYEEMVNIIEYNKQLQAKVNLLRRQLAELETEDGVQESP